A genomic stretch from Streptosporangium album includes:
- the mads5 gene encoding methylation-associated defense system restriction endonuclease subunit S MAD5 codes for MKLADLDNPVRASWLADQSFRLDPGPYISDSYAAHMFLKRVPRTEPLGEVTSGIFNAGRFKRHWTTDPEHGVPFLSSADIFQADLSTLAMITKKCFRANANLALEPGWTLITCSGMTAGRVTYARLDMDGYACSQDVLRVVPDLDKIPAGYLYTFLASPLGIPMIKGGIYGTSVKHIEPSHIVDLPVPRVDADVEQRIDSLIREAMVLRAQFQTGITDATHDLFKSAGLSELIDFNWHDQPRDVDFSVSGLTSTSLRALNFSPRAQRILDALHSVPHRTLGEICATGQLGRGNRFTRVDSDSKHGFRLIGQRQAFWQRPEGRWIALKSVEAEMVRAVDETVLVASQGTLGDSEVFCRPAFVTGKWQKEFVFSEHFLRIVTGDSGYPGAYLFAFLRSEAMFRVFRSMSTGGKQQDIHEGLRRQIPVPECAPADRQRIAETVKQAYRWRDEADMKEDQALALLDEAVREAAR; via the coding sequence GTGAAGCTTGCCGACCTCGACAACCCCGTCCGCGCCAGCTGGCTCGCTGACCAGAGCTTTCGCCTCGACCCAGGACCTTACATCTCGGACTCCTACGCGGCGCACATGTTCCTGAAGCGAGTGCCACGGACCGAGCCTCTCGGAGAGGTCACCTCGGGAATCTTCAACGCCGGGAGATTCAAGAGACATTGGACCACCGATCCGGAGCACGGCGTCCCCTTCCTCTCCAGCGCGGATATCTTCCAGGCCGATCTGTCCACGCTTGCGATGATCACTAAGAAGTGTTTCCGAGCCAATGCTAATCTCGCGCTCGAACCCGGATGGACGCTTATCACCTGCTCGGGAATGACGGCGGGGCGGGTCACCTATGCGCGCCTCGACATGGACGGATACGCGTGCAGTCAGGATGTGCTCCGGGTTGTTCCCGATCTGGACAAGATCCCCGCCGGATATCTCTATACCTTCCTTGCCAGCCCCCTCGGTATACCGATGATCAAGGGTGGGATTTATGGAACGAGCGTCAAGCACATCGAACCATCGCATATTGTTGATCTCCCCGTCCCTAGGGTCGACGCCGACGTCGAGCAGCGAATCGACTCCCTGATCCGGGAGGCGATGGTGCTCCGGGCGCAGTTCCAGACCGGAATCACCGACGCCACCCACGACCTCTTCAAGAGTGCCGGCCTCTCCGAGCTCATCGACTTCAACTGGCACGACCAGCCCCGTGACGTGGACTTCTCCGTCTCCGGCCTCACGTCCACATCGCTTCGCGCGCTGAACTTCTCGCCGCGAGCGCAGCGCATTCTCGACGCTCTCCACTCCGTCCCCCACCGCACTCTCGGGGAAATTTGTGCCACCGGACAGCTCGGTCGAGGGAATCGTTTTACTCGTGTTGACAGTGACTCGAAGCACGGATTTCGGCTGATCGGACAGCGGCAAGCATTCTGGCAGCGTCCGGAAGGCCGTTGGATTGCGTTGAAGTCTGTCGAAGCTGAGATGGTACGCGCTGTAGATGAAACGGTTCTCGTTGCATCGCAAGGGACTCTTGGGGATAGCGAAGTATTCTGTCGCCCGGCTTTCGTCACCGGCAAATGGCAAAAAGAGTTCGTTTTCTCGGAGCATTTTCTGAGAATTGTCACAGGGGATTCGGGCTATCCGGGGGCCTATTTATTTGCTTTCCTCCGGTCCGAGGCCATGTTCCGCGTCTTTCGCTCGATGAGCACCGGCGGAAAGCAGCAGGACATCCATGAGGGACTTCGGCGACAGATTCCCGTGCCAGAGTGCGCCCCGGCGGATCGGCAGCGAATCGCGGAGACGGTAAAACAGGCATATCGGTGGCGGGATGAGGCCGATATGAAGGAAGATCAAGCTCTTGCTCTGCTCGACGAGGCGGTGAGAGAGGCGGCGCGGTAG
- a CDS encoding helix-turn-helix domain-containing protein — protein MSGAGHAEGRPELVRARKRMGMSQDAIAETLWVSPTTWSRWERGRQEIRPVYRARMAEVFGVDPAEVERWVEGGAPVDTEAWLVPDFSDLSPAATVEAAGRLWRCDVDPERRHVLAALPFVPAALGGWLSAWSYGAPVTSAARQGSGPVVGLSDVRRVVEARQAFGQMDRQFGAGLVRPAVVDYLNTAVAPLLRGRYDDKVGAELMTAAAAMTQMAGWTAFDLNYHGQAQHYFGQALKLAKIGDDSLTGAWVLATMTHQAVHLEQGAQAVWLARAAVDTARRAEAPPRVMAMLLIGEARATAMQARPAETGDVHSAKQVERLLTEAERAYAQGATDRDPAWVAWNDEPELTARMSRCWKLLGDYRRAADCAELAVRELTTKRPRAAQINQVSVAEAYLGMGEVEQAVDSARAAVPMARSLTSARSVERIRKFSARLEPYGTTVQVREFRAYLDSEFAS, from the coding sequence GTGAGCGGGGCAGGTCACGCCGAGGGGCGGCCGGAGCTGGTGCGGGCTCGTAAGCGGATGGGGATGAGCCAGGACGCGATAGCGGAGACGCTGTGGGTGTCACCGACCACCTGGAGCCGGTGGGAGCGGGGACGGCAGGAGATCCGTCCGGTCTACCGGGCGCGGATGGCCGAGGTGTTCGGGGTGGACCCGGCCGAGGTCGAGCGGTGGGTGGAGGGAGGGGCGCCGGTCGATACGGAAGCCTGGCTGGTTCCGGACTTCAGCGACCTGTCGCCCGCGGCTACCGTCGAAGCGGCCGGGCGACTGTGGAGGTGTGACGTGGATCCGGAGCGGCGTCATGTGCTGGCCGCGCTGCCGTTCGTGCCCGCGGCGCTGGGTGGATGGTTGTCGGCGTGGAGCTACGGCGCTCCGGTCACGTCGGCGGCGCGTCAGGGGTCCGGGCCGGTCGTCGGGCTCTCCGACGTCCGGCGCGTCGTCGAGGCGCGGCAGGCGTTCGGGCAGATGGACCGTCAGTTCGGGGCGGGGCTGGTGCGTCCGGCCGTGGTCGACTATCTGAACACCGCCGTCGCACCGTTGCTGCGGGGCCGTTACGACGACAAGGTCGGGGCCGAGCTGATGACGGCGGCTGCGGCGATGACCCAGATGGCCGGCTGGACCGCCTTCGACCTGAACTACCACGGCCAGGCCCAGCACTATTTCGGCCAGGCGCTCAAGCTGGCGAAGATCGGTGACGACTCGCTGACGGGCGCCTGGGTGCTGGCGACCATGACGCACCAGGCGGTCCACCTGGAGCAGGGCGCACAAGCGGTCTGGCTGGCTCGGGCCGCCGTCGACACGGCCCGCCGAGCGGAGGCGCCTCCCCGTGTCATGGCGATGTTGCTGATCGGGGAAGCGCGGGCGACGGCCATGCAGGCGAGACCGGCTGAGACCGGTGACGTGCATAGTGCCAAGCAGGTCGAGCGGCTGCTCACCGAGGCCGAGCGGGCCTATGCCCAAGGTGCCACCGACCGTGATCCCGCCTGGGTCGCCTGGAACGACGAGCCCGAGCTGACCGCCAGGATGAGCAGATGCTGGAAGCTGCTCGGCGACTACCGGCGGGCGGCCGACTGCGCGGAGCTCGCGGTACGAGAGCTCACGACGAAGCGTCCCCGGGCGGCTCAGATCAACCAGGTGAGTGTCGCCGAGGCCTACCTCGGCATGGGCGAGGTAGAGCAGGCCGTCGACTCGGCGCGGGCCGCCGTCCCGATGGCCAGGTCGCTGACCTCCGCTCGCTCGGTCGAGCGCATCCGGAAGTTCTCCGCCCGGCTTGAGCCGTACGGCACGACCGTCCAGGTCAGGGAGTTCCGTGCCTACTTGGACAGCGAGTTCGCCTCCTGA
- the mads4 gene encoding methylation-associated defense system protein MAD4, which yields MSRRDVVFLVADAGMEQMLRGFLGRAQVHRSVRCGPFGFDPREDLFVAPTKDPGVYGTARELLRPFESLHRRAVVMLDADWSGSPGPQAIHDHIEKCLDGVWEHYAVVVIDPELEAWVWQDNPNVAEALKCGTDFREILANSGHWPYDRLKPPDPKAALKYLQRRHGADGSKAAFRRLAEKISVRHCQDLAFNHLCEHLRAWFPENS from the coding sequence ATGAGCAGGCGGGATGTCGTCTTCCTGGTCGCCGACGCCGGGATGGAGCAGATGCTCCGGGGGTTCCTCGGACGCGCACAGGTCCACCGGAGCGTCCGCTGCGGGCCGTTCGGCTTCGACCCCCGCGAGGACCTCTTCGTCGCCCCCACCAAGGACCCCGGGGTGTACGGCACGGCACGGGAGCTCTTACGGCCCTTCGAATCACTCCATCGGCGCGCGGTCGTGATGCTGGACGCCGACTGGAGTGGCAGCCCCGGCCCGCAGGCCATCCACGACCACATCGAGAAATGCCTGGATGGTGTGTGGGAACATTACGCCGTCGTAGTGATCGACCCGGAGCTGGAAGCCTGGGTCTGGCAGGACAACCCGAACGTCGCCGAGGCACTCAAGTGCGGCACCGACTTCCGGGAGATCCTCGCGAACAGCGGCCACTGGCCGTACGACCGTCTCAAGCCGCCGGACCCGAAGGCGGCTCTCAAATACCTGCAGCGTCGCCACGGGGCCGACGGGTCCAAAGCCGCCTTCCGCCGCCTCGCCGAGAAGATCTCGGTCCGGCACTGCCAAGACCTCGCCTTCAACCACCTGTGTGAGCACCTGCGCGCCTGGTTCCCGGAGAACTCGTGA
- the mads6 gene encoding methylation-associated defense system protein kinase MAD6, whose translation MAQIVGGGPPVNDAERMAIAHLRDHAPDDWLVLHNIEIPVHGGSYEVDLVVVTGHSVCLIDVKGTRGRIEVAGHKWYPSRRAPYGSPVAKLRGHARALKGRLERARPALGRIYVDALVVLTADDARLVDPSDRPDADANDVTTLSQLVRTLDDVSRVRTGFTRDAKPYHRDIVEALEGTVRRPTGPQRFGNWIVRERLGGTDEVTEYRAVNATVVSSETVLLRVYRADPFQPEEVRAAERVAIANAYEVLAKMPPNDHIVGQRDFFAGEDESQFVLVMDDVHGQALHLRLHDSRQPLSVDARLRVIRDLLRGLAHAHRFRVIHRALSPATVLVTGGGRALLTGFDYARPEDPRTHTVVQRLVDALDPAYVAPECQSRAQSMSRASDVYAAGVIAFQLLTGELPFATTADQFEKGSVLPRHVMISSGVAEEVADLLLRLCAPAPSARPSAAEALDLLRRAVGGEGHRGGSGGGSGRGATGAEGPDHKNLPEGYQLTRTHTVRRKLGSGTFGVVYQVYDNLASTDRVVKLVLKDRESLTERLKQEYQVLRGLSHPNVVKVEHADYLGGTDIPYLVFEYVDGQDVYELVKGRPLGPADAVKLGIDVAEGLVYLHGNGIYHCDIKPRNLLRTDSGCKIIDFNVSVTADSSLSRAGGTGKYAPPDTGVGPFTVADLADRDVYGLGLTLYELVTGEWPFAHPRRGFGEQPIDPSTFPELGDLSSALVSTLTKAISPLRGDRYASAADVLAALKAIGEDVHKPRPAPEPQPLPRRSAGDQNPFVAHLQTLYSQSTSSNAGTRGHDPFDLYVPTALDDRLIPDVRDGRYTLVVITGNAGDGKTAFLEHLVAYAKKHGAQAGEPRDNGADVRLPGGRWLRTNHDGSQDEGDKANDDVLLDFFTPFAGTAPFADSGETRLIAINEGRLIDFLTAHEERFGRLAETVRAGLRGEQVNDGVVVVNLNRRSVVAGDEESIFDRVLRSMTRERLWEACDSCELVKVCYAPHNARTFAHSSAGPKVTKRLRDLYTLAHLRGHLHTTLRDLRSGLAFTLTSGRSCEQIRELYRGDNAEAILDSFYFNSWAGTAGTRDRLLAFLREVDVAAVPDPALDRQIDYVGPDAGQAVMTVDQREDYDVQLLGELFKRLPRSAAPSAEQVAAHLRYVASARRRFYFECVDDRRSQRLLPYRSAERFLGLLSHPARVAGHLPEIVKAINRGEGLPDPGRLGDVLALQIRQVPGGSIRSYRLFPAETLSLTITENAPSPYLEEQADGLILSYHGEAEHRARLSIRLDLYELLSRLRDGYLPGVAERQGLYLGLTIFKNELSAAPYQEVLLTTGGRDLYRIRRASSGQLLMRPLPEGSER comes from the coding sequence ATGGCTCAGATCGTCGGTGGCGGCCCCCCGGTCAACGACGCGGAGCGGATGGCCATCGCGCACCTGCGCGATCACGCTCCCGATGACTGGCTCGTGCTGCACAACATCGAGATCCCGGTTCACGGCGGTAGCTACGAGGTCGATCTCGTCGTGGTGACCGGCCACTCGGTGTGCTTGATCGACGTCAAGGGCACACGTGGGCGGATCGAGGTGGCGGGTCACAAGTGGTATCCGTCGCGGCGGGCGCCGTACGGCTCGCCGGTGGCCAAGCTGCGGGGCCACGCCCGCGCGCTCAAGGGGCGGCTGGAACGGGCCAGGCCCGCGCTCGGCCGGATCTACGTGGACGCGCTCGTGGTCCTCACTGCGGACGACGCCCGCCTGGTCGACCCCAGCGACCGGCCGGACGCGGACGCCAACGACGTCACGACTCTCTCCCAGCTGGTCCGGACGCTCGACGACGTCTCCCGCGTGCGGACCGGCTTCACGCGGGACGCGAAGCCGTACCACCGGGACATCGTCGAGGCGCTTGAGGGGACCGTGCGCAGGCCGACGGGGCCGCAGCGGTTCGGCAACTGGATCGTGCGGGAGAGGCTCGGCGGCACCGACGAGGTGACCGAGTATCGCGCCGTCAACGCCACCGTGGTCTCCTCAGAGACGGTGCTGCTTCGTGTCTACCGAGCCGACCCGTTCCAGCCGGAGGAGGTGCGGGCCGCCGAACGGGTGGCGATCGCCAACGCCTACGAGGTGCTGGCGAAGATGCCCCCGAACGATCACATCGTCGGACAGCGTGACTTCTTCGCGGGTGAGGACGAGAGCCAGTTCGTGCTGGTCATGGATGACGTGCACGGGCAGGCGCTCCACCTGCGTCTGCATGACTCCCGGCAGCCGCTCAGCGTCGACGCCAGGCTCCGGGTGATCCGCGACCTGTTGCGCGGGCTGGCGCACGCCCACCGGTTCAGGGTGATCCACCGGGCGCTGTCCCCGGCCACCGTGCTGGTGACCGGGGGAGGGCGGGCCCTGCTGACCGGGTTCGACTACGCCCGGCCGGAGGACCCACGCACCCACACCGTCGTCCAGCGGCTCGTCGACGCGCTCGACCCCGCCTACGTGGCGCCCGAGTGCCAGTCGCGGGCCCAGTCGATGAGCCGCGCCTCGGACGTCTACGCGGCCGGAGTGATCGCCTTCCAGCTCCTCACCGGAGAGCTGCCGTTCGCCACGACGGCGGATCAGTTCGAGAAGGGCAGCGTCCTTCCCCGGCATGTGATGATCTCCTCCGGAGTGGCCGAGGAAGTGGCCGACCTGCTGCTACGACTCTGCGCTCCGGCGCCGTCGGCGCGCCCGTCCGCCGCCGAGGCGCTCGACCTGCTGCGGCGGGCGGTGGGGGGAGAGGGCCATCGCGGCGGGAGCGGAGGAGGCTCCGGACGGGGCGCGACGGGAGCTGAGGGACCGGACCACAAGAACCTCCCCGAGGGATACCAGCTCACCCGCACGCATACCGTGCGGCGGAAGCTGGGCTCGGGCACCTTCGGCGTGGTCTACCAGGTCTACGACAACCTGGCCTCCACGGACCGGGTCGTCAAGCTCGTGCTCAAAGACCGCGAGTCGCTGACCGAGCGGCTCAAGCAGGAGTATCAGGTGCTCCGGGGACTGTCGCATCCCAACGTGGTCAAGGTGGAGCACGCCGACTACCTGGGCGGCACCGACATCCCCTACCTCGTCTTCGAGTACGTCGACGGACAGGACGTCTACGAACTGGTCAAGGGGAGGCCGCTCGGTCCGGCGGACGCCGTCAAGCTGGGCATCGACGTCGCCGAGGGGCTCGTCTACCTGCACGGCAACGGGATCTACCACTGCGACATCAAGCCGAGGAACCTGCTGCGGACCGACAGCGGCTGTAAGATCATTGACTTCAACGTCTCGGTCACCGCCGATTCCAGCCTGTCCAGGGCCGGAGGTACGGGAAAGTACGCGCCCCCGGACACGGGCGTGGGGCCGTTCACGGTGGCTGATCTCGCCGATCGCGATGTGTACGGCCTCGGGCTGACCCTGTACGAACTGGTCACCGGCGAATGGCCGTTCGCGCATCCTCGCCGCGGGTTCGGCGAGCAGCCGATCGACCCCTCCACGTTCCCCGAGCTCGGTGATCTGTCCAGCGCCCTGGTCTCGACGTTGACGAAGGCGATCTCCCCGCTCCGGGGTGACCGTTATGCGAGCGCCGCGGACGTCCTCGCCGCGCTGAAGGCGATCGGCGAGGACGTGCACAAGCCACGGCCCGCACCGGAGCCGCAGCCGCTTCCCAGACGCTCGGCAGGGGATCAGAACCCGTTCGTGGCGCATCTGCAAACTCTTTACAGCCAGAGCACCAGCAGCAACGCGGGCACCCGCGGGCACGACCCGTTCGACCTGTACGTGCCGACGGCGCTCGACGACCGCCTGATCCCGGATGTTCGCGACGGCCGATACACCCTCGTGGTGATCACGGGTAACGCGGGAGACGGTAAGACCGCGTTCCTGGAACACCTGGTCGCCTACGCGAAGAAACACGGAGCCCAGGCCGGTGAGCCGAGGGATAACGGCGCCGACGTCAGGCTGCCCGGCGGGCGTTGGCTGCGCACCAACCACGACGGCAGCCAGGACGAGGGCGACAAGGCCAACGACGACGTCCTGCTCGACTTCTTCACACCCTTTGCCGGGACCGCGCCCTTCGCCGACTCGGGGGAGACGCGCCTCATCGCGATCAACGAGGGCCGCCTGATCGACTTCCTCACCGCGCACGAGGAGCGGTTCGGCCGGCTGGCCGAGACGGTCCGCGCCGGCCTCCGCGGCGAGCAGGTGAACGACGGCGTGGTCGTGGTCAACCTCAACCGGCGCAGCGTGGTCGCCGGGGACGAAGAGTCGATCTTCGATCGGGTGCTCCGCAGCATGACCCGCGAACGGCTCTGGGAGGCCTGCGATTCGTGCGAGCTGGTGAAGGTCTGCTACGCCCCGCACAACGCGCGAACCTTCGCCCACTCCAGCGCCGGGCCCAAGGTGACCAAACGGTTGAGAGACCTCTACACGCTGGCACACCTCCGCGGCCACCTGCACACGACCCTGCGAGATCTCCGGTCGGGGCTGGCGTTCACGCTCACCTCCGGCCGGAGCTGTGAGCAGATCCGGGAGCTCTACCGGGGCGACAACGCAGAGGCGATCCTGGACAGCTTCTACTTCAACAGCTGGGCGGGCACTGCGGGGACCAGGGACAGGCTGCTCGCCTTCCTGCGGGAGGTGGACGTCGCCGCCGTGCCCGATCCTGCGCTGGACCGCCAGATCGACTATGTCGGTCCCGACGCGGGCCAGGCGGTGATGACCGTCGACCAGCGTGAGGACTACGACGTCCAACTGCTGGGCGAGCTCTTCAAGCGGCTTCCCCGCAGCGCCGCGCCGTCGGCCGAGCAGGTGGCTGCGCATCTGCGGTATGTCGCCTCCGCGCGTCGGCGGTTCTACTTCGAGTGTGTCGACGACAGGCGCTCGCAGAGGCTGCTGCCGTACCGGTCGGCCGAGCGGTTCCTGGGGCTGCTGAGCCACCCGGCGCGGGTCGCCGGGCACCTGCCGGAGATCGTCAAAGCGATCAATCGGGGGGAGGGGCTCCCCGATCCCGGTCGGCTGGGAGACGTACTGGCGTTGCAGATCCGGCAGGTTCCGGGCGGGAGCATCCGTAGCTATCGCCTTTTCCCCGCGGAGACGCTGTCGCTGACGATCACGGAGAATGCGCCCTCCCCTTACCTTGAAGAGCAGGCGGACGGGCTGATCCTGAGCTACCACGGGGAGGCGGAGCACCGGGCGCGGCTGAGCATCAGGCTTGACCTCTACGAGCTGCTGTCCAGGCTGCGAGACGGCTATCTCCCCGGAGTAGCTGAGCGGCAAGGACTCTACCTCGGCTTGACGATCTTCAAGAACGAACTGTCCGCGGCGCCGTACCAGGAGGTGCTGCTCACCACGGGGGGAAGAGACCTGTACCGGATCCGGCGTGCTTCCAGCGGTCAGCTCCTCATGCGGCCTCTCCCCGAGGGGAGTGAACGGTGA
- the mads2 gene encoding methylation-associated defense system DNA methyltransferase MAD2 — protein MEQVGLDIGEPEEATSSQEGEPDSLAEDETIDFITGKPIKLRGSEPVRQRIARVLFHEYGISVDDMARDFPIPIQADGKRRVTKKADIAVFAHGAPKTLANLRRVVVCKPEPKPGRTVTKIRMFSQAQEDLAELETLLGTEATPLAQYGMWTNGLDFFFLYKESTRFGARFEPRADWPVADESVGSGTVASVARLRRGEAGMLKTAFRRCHNYIHGNEGLPKDAAFWQFLYLLFTKMHDERMSRKHRRAPEFYALPGEPFNEDGRKAIEARVLALFHEVKKEYPLFGARDEITLSPRALAFIVGELAPYDLTGTDMDVKGIAYQELVGTNLRGDRGQYFTPRSAATLMVEMLDPKEDERVLDPACGTGGFLRETLWHLLNKWRAKEKTLGLPDTEEQLADHQDRLAAYAEKCLFGADFDPFLVRATSMSIMTLTGGAGNIYNMDSLAFPDGYLPGLGEAKDRIPLGSIDVLLANPPFGTDIKIEDKDVLSHYRDGVAQSWSRDRETGLVVASDRDIPAMAPEQLFIQRAVQWVREGGRIGIVLPNGILSNPGPTDEAIRRWILENCWVLASVELPVETFVADANVNILTTLLFLKKKTEQERMAATMGAQQDYPVFMAIAEKVGVDRRNNPVYKRKPDGEIILEDQKEVERIRINGENVVRTLVRKRKAIDNDLPEIAKAYKRFRERHPEPGVAR, from the coding sequence ATGGAGCAGGTCGGCCTGGACATCGGCGAGCCCGAGGAGGCCACGTCATCCCAGGAGGGCGAGCCGGATTCGCTCGCCGAGGATGAGACCATCGACTTCATCACCGGCAAGCCGATCAAGCTGAGGGGCAGCGAGCCCGTTCGGCAGCGGATCGCCCGCGTGCTCTTCCACGAGTACGGCATCTCCGTCGATGACATGGCGCGGGACTTCCCGATCCCGATCCAGGCCGACGGCAAGCGCAGGGTCACCAAGAAGGCCGACATCGCCGTCTTCGCGCACGGCGCTCCGAAGACCCTGGCCAATCTGCGCCGCGTCGTGGTGTGCAAGCCCGAGCCCAAGCCCGGCAGAACGGTCACGAAGATCCGCATGTTCAGCCAGGCGCAGGAGGATCTGGCGGAGCTGGAGACCCTGCTGGGCACCGAGGCCACGCCGCTCGCCCAATACGGCATGTGGACCAACGGCCTCGACTTCTTCTTCCTCTACAAGGAGTCGACCCGGTTCGGCGCCAGGTTCGAGCCCCGGGCCGACTGGCCGGTCGCCGACGAGAGCGTGGGCAGCGGGACCGTCGCCTCGGTCGCGCGGCTCCGGCGCGGCGAGGCCGGGATGCTCAAGACGGCGTTCCGCCGGTGCCACAACTACATCCACGGCAACGAGGGCTTGCCCAAGGACGCCGCCTTCTGGCAGTTCCTCTACCTGCTCTTCACCAAGATGCACGACGAGCGCATGAGCCGTAAGCACCGCCGGGCCCCCGAGTTCTACGCGCTTCCCGGCGAGCCCTTCAACGAAGACGGCCGTAAGGCCATCGAGGCCAGAGTCCTCGCGCTGTTCCACGAGGTGAAGAAGGAATACCCGCTCTTCGGCGCCCGTGACGAGATCACGCTGTCGCCCAGGGCCCTCGCCTTCATCGTCGGCGAGCTCGCACCCTATGACCTGACCGGCACGGACATGGACGTCAAGGGCATCGCCTACCAGGAGCTCGTCGGCACCAACCTGCGGGGTGACCGGGGACAATACTTCACGCCGAGGAGCGCGGCCACGCTCATGGTGGAGATGCTCGACCCCAAGGAAGACGAAAGGGTTCTGGACCCGGCCTGCGGGACCGGCGGCTTCCTCCGCGAGACCCTGTGGCACCTGCTGAACAAGTGGCGTGCGAAGGAGAAGACGCTCGGCCTTCCCGACACCGAGGAGCAGTTGGCCGACCACCAGGACCGGCTCGCCGCCTACGCGGAGAAGTGTCTGTTCGGCGCCGACTTCGACCCGTTCCTGGTCCGCGCCACGAGCATGAGCATCATGACCCTCACCGGGGGCGCGGGCAACATCTACAACATGGACTCGCTCGCCTTCCCCGACGGCTATCTCCCCGGCCTCGGGGAGGCGAAGGATCGAATCCCGCTCGGCAGCATCGACGTGCTGCTGGCGAACCCTCCCTTCGGGACCGACATCAAGATCGAGGACAAGGATGTCCTGAGCCACTACCGGGACGGGGTCGCGCAGTCGTGGTCACGCGACCGGGAGACCGGCCTCGTGGTGGCGAGCGACAGGGACATCCCGGCGATGGCTCCCGAGCAGCTCTTCATCCAGCGAGCGGTCCAGTGGGTGAGAGAGGGCGGGCGGATCGGCATCGTCCTGCCCAACGGCATCCTCTCCAACCCCGGCCCCACCGACGAGGCCATCCGCCGCTGGATCCTGGAGAACTGCTGGGTGCTCGCCAGCGTGGAGCTGCCCGTCGAGACGTTCGTCGCGGATGCCAACGTCAACATCCTCACCACGCTGCTCTTCCTGAAGAAGAAGACCGAGCAGGAGAGGATGGCCGCCACGATGGGCGCACAGCAGGACTATCCGGTCTTCATGGCCATCGCGGAGAAGGTCGGCGTCGACCGCCGCAACAACCCGGTCTACAAGCGGAAGCCGGACGGCGAGATCATCCTCGAAGATCAGAAGGAGGTGGAGCGCATCCGCATCAATGGGGAAAACGTGGTGCGCACCCTCGTCCGGAAGCGGAAGGCGATCGACAACGACCTCCCCGAGATCGCCAAGGCGTACAAGCGGTTCCGCGAGAGGCACCCGGAGCCGGGAGTGGCCAGATGA
- the mads3 gene encoding methylation-associated defense system AAA family ATPase MAD3: MITRIEAYGYRCFPKLGIGLGRYHVLAGANGAGKTTLLDIPVLLGDLLGGQRAVAAFLERRRPFVPARASSLVELLHKGEGDAIAFAIEARLPRDVVEVLADTTFAELTQRVPTHLRYELRLNIGPRELTIADEYLFLYSDQGTRPRPGEFGQGRTVSGTTLRHAEWQPVILREGRSPTRFVHETTTQESDLPPLRVPPGQLALGTVPADPTLFPAALWFAQLLREGVVFFNPDWDLLRRPAPPGDAPRLLPSGVNTPWLAFDLHERDPDRFASWVDHVRTALPQIADITVIEREEDHHAYFAVEYAGGYRVTSSGLSEGTLRILVLTLLPYLDDKVLPTLLVTEEPENGIHPRAIETVVESLSSLYDSQVWVSTHSPIVLAHTDLADVLAARLDGDGGVEVISGDRHPRLRDWQGSLDIGTLFAAGVLS; encoded by the coding sequence ATGATCACCCGGATAGAGGCGTACGGCTACCGCTGCTTCCCCAAACTCGGCATCGGCCTCGGCCGCTACCACGTGCTGGCCGGAGCCAACGGCGCGGGGAAGACGACGCTGCTCGACATCCCCGTCCTGCTCGGTGACCTGCTCGGTGGGCAGCGGGCGGTCGCCGCCTTTCTGGAACGGCGGCGTCCCTTCGTGCCGGCCAGGGCGAGCAGCCTGGTCGAGCTCCTGCACAAGGGCGAGGGTGACGCGATCGCGTTCGCGATCGAGGCGCGTCTTCCACGCGATGTTGTGGAGGTGCTGGCCGACACGACCTTCGCCGAGCTCACCCAGCGCGTTCCGACCCACCTGCGCTACGAGCTGCGCCTGAACATCGGCCCTCGCGAGCTCACCATCGCCGACGAATACCTCTTCCTCTACTCCGACCAGGGCACGCGGCCCAGGCCCGGCGAGTTCGGGCAGGGGCGCACGGTGAGCGGCACCACCCTGCGGCACGCGGAGTGGCAGCCGGTCATCCTGCGGGAGGGACGGTCCCCGACCCGCTTTGTGCACGAGACGACGACGCAGGAGAGCGACCTGCCGCCGCTCCGGGTCCCGCCGGGGCAGCTCGCCCTGGGCACCGTCCCCGCCGACCCCACGCTGTTCCCGGCGGCGCTCTGGTTCGCCCAGCTTCTGCGAGAGGGCGTCGTCTTCTTCAACCCCGACTGGGATCTGCTGCGCCGACCGGCCCCCCCGGGCGACGCCCCGCGCCTGCTGCCCTCCGGGGTGAACACGCCGTGGCTGGCCTTCGACCTTCACGAGAGGGATCCGGACCGGTTCGCCTCGTGGGTCGACCACGTCCGCACCGCGCTCCCGCAGATCGCCGACATCACGGTGATCGAACGCGAGGAGGATCACCACGCCTACTTCGCGGTCGAGTACGCCGGTGGCTACCGCGTCACCTCCTCGGGCCTGTCCGAGGGAACCCTGCGCATCCTCGTGCTGACACTTCTCCCCTATCTGGACGACAAAGTGCTCCCCACACTCCTGGTCACCGAAGAGCCGGAGAACGGCATCCATCCCCGCGCCATCGAAACGGTCGTGGAGTCGCTCAGCTCGCTCTACGACTCACAGGTCTGGGTCTCCACCCACTCGCCGATCGTGCTCGCGCACACCGATCTCGCCGACGTGCTGGCCGCCCGGCTCGACGGTGACGGTGGAGTAGAAGTGATCTCCGGCGACCGGCATCCCCGGCTCCGCGACTGGCAGGGTTCGCTCGACATCGGCACCTTGTTCGCGGCGGGGGTGCTGTCATGA